The Nitrospira tepida genome includes a window with the following:
- the rlmN gene encoding 23S rRNA (adenine(2503)-C(2))-methyltransferase RlmN, translating to MSPSRSHTLPLLHLDSAPPNLLALDPDSLETLIKEWGWPGFRARQILRWLYARRARSIDQMTDLSLRDRSTLRERTMLLRLPPPTVRQAADGTKKFLFQLDDGLIVESVLIPDGRRLTLCLSSQVGCTFDCRFCLTGTMGLKRNLKPHEIVGQMLSVQDTLAPEERISNLVFMGMGEPLANLDALRESIQRLTNDDWGVGLSARRITVSTAGLASKIPEVAGLGIRLAVSLNATTDSLRAAIMPAVDRLYPLATLLDACRRFPLSARARLTFEYVLLAGVNDSRADAARLVTLLRGFRCKVNLIPFNEFPQSPFRRPSDKSVLAFQSILRASQINALIRKSKGPDVLGACGQLGVGPEPHSVALTPLARDC from the coding sequence ATGAGTCCTTCTCGCAGCCATACTCTGCCCCTCCTCCACCTCGATTCAGCGCCTCCCAACCTGCTCGCGCTCGACCCGGACTCATTGGAAACCCTGATCAAGGAATGGGGCTGGCCCGGATTCCGCGCCCGGCAGATCCTGCGGTGGTTGTATGCCCGGCGGGCCCGCAGCATCGACCAGATGACCGACCTTTCGCTCCGCGATCGCTCTACGCTTCGCGAACGCACCATGCTCCTCCGCCTGCCGCCGCCGACGGTGCGACAGGCGGCCGACGGAACCAAAAAATTCCTGTTCCAACTCGATGATGGGCTGATCGTGGAAAGCGTCCTGATCCCGGACGGCCGTCGGCTTACCCTCTGCCTGTCCTCGCAGGTGGGCTGTACCTTTGACTGCCGGTTTTGCCTGACCGGCACCATGGGCTTGAAGCGGAACCTCAAGCCGCACGAGATCGTCGGCCAGATGCTGTCCGTGCAGGATACCCTGGCCCCGGAAGAGCGGATCAGCAACCTGGTCTTCATGGGCATGGGCGAACCGCTGGCGAATCTGGACGCGCTCAGGGAATCGATCCAGCGCCTTACCAATGACGATTGGGGAGTCGGCCTCTCCGCCCGCCGGATCACGGTATCGACCGCGGGGCTGGCCTCCAAAATCCCCGAGGTCGCCGGCCTTGGGATACGGTTGGCCGTCTCCTTGAACGCGACGACGGATAGCCTACGCGCCGCGATCATGCCCGCCGTCGATCGCCTGTATCCGCTCGCGACCTTGCTGGACGCCTGTCGGCGATTCCCCCTCTCCGCCCGGGCGCGCCTGACGTTTGAGTATGTCTTGCTGGCCGGCGTCAATGACTCACGGGCCGACGCCGCGCGGCTGGTCACACTCTTGCGCGGATTCCGCTGCAAGGTCAACCTCATCCCCTTCAACGAATTCCCCCAGAGTCCGTTCCGCCGCCCTTCCGACAAATCGGTGTTGGCATTTCAATCCATCTTACGGGCATCGCAGATCAACGCCTTGATTCGGAAGAGCAAGGGCCCGGATGTGTTGGGCGCCTGCGGACAACTCGGCGTCGGGCCTGAGCCGCATTCCGTTGCCTTGACTCCCCTCGCACGCGATTGCTAG